One region of uncultured Sulfurimonas sp. genomic DNA includes:
- a CDS encoding serpin family protein: MSDTVPATAKEIAKYKRDFRSTAQQNPEISELVANNNTFAVNLYQSLHDSPGNLFNSPFSISTSLSMTYAGARNETAQQMKQTLCFGLPDKKLHGAFHVLNEKLTNRSKRSADSGFRLHIANALWMQKGLKVTAGFNEILRDNYGSSLEYIDFKGSPEKSSGEINSWVSKQTGHKIEKIVSPQMLKSDTKLVLANAIYFNAEWQVPFVSASTQENDFFLPDGSSVSVPMMAKTGEVGYTGGTHYQALEKPYKGNMSMVVVLPHSGFFEEIDRSLTPEKLNEIIDSFSWRTVSLKLPKFEFESAPVNLSTTLSSMGMPNAFSPAADFSGIAPGIFISDVFHKATITVTEEGTEAAAVTIVAMPTGIPTQKPIDFTVNRPFIFLIRDTETGTTLFMGRIINPQVQG, from the coding sequence ATGAGCGATACTGTACCAGCAACGGCTAAAGAAATTGCAAAATACAAACGTGATTTTAGATCAACGGCACAGCAAAATCCTGAAATCTCCGAATTAGTGGCAAATAATAACACATTCGCAGTTAACCTTTATCAATCGTTACATGACAGTCCGGGAAACCTCTTTAACTCACCCTTTAGTATTTCTACCTCACTCTCCATGACTTATGCCGGTGCACGAAACGAAACGGCGCAGCAAATGAAACAAACACTGTGCTTCGGTCTTCCCGATAAAAAGCTGCATGGTGCTTTTCATGTCCTGAACGAAAAGTTGACAAACCGCAGTAAACGATCTGCCGATTCCGGTTTCAGGCTGCACATCGCCAATGCTTTATGGATGCAGAAAGGACTTAAAGTTACTGCCGGTTTCAATGAAATACTCAGAGACAATTACGGATCATCACTTGAATATATCGATTTTAAAGGTTCACCGGAAAAATCGAGCGGGGAAATCAATTCATGGGTTAGCAAACAGACAGGGCATAAAATCGAAAAAATCGTATCGCCTCAAATGCTGAAATCAGATACAAAACTTGTTCTCGCAAATGCCATATATTTCAATGCGGAATGGCAGGTTCCCTTTGTTAGTGCCTCTACCCAGGAAAATGACTTTTTCCTGCCTGATGGCAGCAGTGTTTCGGTTCCTATGATGGCAAAAACAGGGGAGGTTGGTTATACCGGAGGAACACATTACCAGGCACTGGAAAAACCGTACAAAGGCAATATGTCGATGGTTGTGGTGCTGCCGCATTCGGGCTTTTTTGAGGAAATCGACCGTTCGCTTACACCTGAAAAACTGAACGAAATTATCGATTCGTTTTCGTGGCGTACCGTTTCGCTGAAATTACCAAAATTTGAATTCGAATCCGCACCGGTGAACCTGAGCACCACTCTCTCCTCAATGGGCATGCCGAATGCTTTTTCACCTGCCGCAGATTTTTCGGGTATAGCCCCCGGAATTTTTATCAGCGATGTCTTCCATAAAGCAACAATAACTGTAACCGAAGAAGGCACCGAGGCAGCTGCAGTCACAATCGTTGCTATGCCGACAGGGATTCCCACTCAAAAACCGATAGATTTTACGGTTAACCGTCCGTTCATATTCCTGATAAGGGATACGGAAACAGGTACAACCCTCTTTATGGGACGAATAATTAATCCACAGGTACAGGGGTAA